TTCTTACGCCTGACCATCCCGCCATAGAATAGCGCAAGCCCGGGAAGCATAAACAATACTAATGCTGATGATATCAAAACCCATGCAGTATCTGCTGCGACTATAGACATTTTTTCCCTTCCTAAATTGCCACCGATCCCGTTTCACCTGTGCTGATCCTTATGACATCTTCAAGTGGTAACACGAATATCTTACCATCTCCAATATCACCTTTGTGACCTGTCTTAGCCCCTCGCTGAATTGCCTCGATCGTTGGTTTTAAAAACGCGTCGTTTACAGCAATGTCGAGCTTGATCTTTTCAAGTAGATTTACTTCATACTCCAATGCTCTGTATATCTCCAGATGCCCCTTTTGAGCACCATATCCCGAAACAGATGTTACTGTTAATCGGCTTACTTCAACCTCCTGAAGCTCCCGTTTGACAGCATCCAGCCGTTCGGGTCGTATTATTGCTATTACATATTTCATATCAGACCAACATACGATAGCCTACGTCTTAGTATTTACTTATTTCTATAAACACCACATAAAATTTACAAGTGTCGCATAGAAACCAGCGTTTTTCGGATTATTTTTGCTGGCAGGATAGACCTTGGGTGTCAACTGAAAACTAGACGCAGAGCCTTTGATTTGTATTAACTTTGAAATTAGAAAAACTCATATAATAATTGGTGTAGGCAGCTTCATATTAAAAAATCCAACTCTAATAAGGACCATGTACATCTTTACTGCATAAGACGAGCAACTGGAATAAAAATATCAAACCTTATCCTTAACTTTTTCGACTACCTTTATATCTGAAATTACAGTCCATGGATAATTACCGGTCTCATCCTTCTCAGCAGACTTCACCATATCCCATATAGTAAGTAAAGCCAGCGACACCCCGTGCAGTGCTTCCATCTCAACCCCTGTTTGTCCAACCGAGCGCACTTCTACTATGGCCTTTACCCTTTCATCCTCCACCTCAAAATCCACATCCACATGTGTGATGGGGATCTGGTGACACATAGGTATAGTATCCCATGTCCGTTTAACTGCCTGCACCGCTGCTATCCTGGAAGTGGCCAGTACATTGCCCTTTTCAATCTGGCGGTGTCTTATGGCCTCAATGGTTTCAGGCGTAAGCTGAATATGCCCCGAGGCAACAGCCCGCCTTACAGATATTTCCTTATTGCTGATATCTACCATTCTGGCCCGGCCTTCATGAATATGGGTGAAGTTATTGTCCACGTTCAATCAATCCTCACGTGTTTGCGCTGCTGGTAATCTTGCAGCGCCTGCTTCAGGTCATTTGAAAGTGATTCGGCCTCTTCTAAATTAAGTTTTATAACGGTCTCGTCCTCATCATGGCGCACCACCATTCTTATCCGGTTTCGTTCCAATTCCACAAGAATTTCCCTTATAATAATACCCCCATTTCAAATTTTCATTGCAGCCGGGATCCTGTCGATCACATCTGTTGCTATAAGCCCTAACCCGAAATCCTTAAAAGCTATATCCCCTGCCCTGCCACAAATGTAAGCTGCTGCTGAGGCTGCTTCAATCCCGATATGCTTTGCAAATAATGCACCTGTTATCCCTGCCAGTACATCTCCTGTGCCGCCCACTGTCATGCCTGGATTGCCTGTCTGATTGATCCTTGCAATCAACCCGTCTGAAATAATATCTTCAGGGCTCTTAAGCAGCGTGACCACGTTATTATCAGCAGAGTAAGTTTTAACCTGTGCGATCAGTTTACCTCTTTCAAGCTGAAGATCCTCATTGATCAACCTCTTATACTCCCCTGCAT
This window of the Methanosarcinales archaeon genome carries:
- a CDS encoding P-II family nitrogen regulator: MKYVIAIIRPERLDAVKRELQEVEVSRLTVTSVSGYGAQKGHLEIYRALEYEVNLLEKIKLDIAVNDAFLKPTIEAIQRGAKTGHKGDIGDGKIFVLPLEDVIRISTGETGSVAI
- the moaC gene encoding cyclic pyranopterin monophosphate synthase MoaC, which produces MDNNFTHIHEGRARMVDISNKEISVRRAVASGHIQLTPETIEAIRHRQIEKGNVLATSRIAAVQAVKRTWDTIPMCHQIPITHVDVDFEVEDERVKAIVEVRSVGQTGVEMEALHGVSLALLTIWDMVKSAEKDETGNYPWTVISDIKVVEKVKDKV